The Diadema setosum chromosome 12, eeDiaSeto1, whole genome shotgun sequence genome has a segment encoding these proteins:
- the LOC140236019 gene encoding uncharacterized protein — translation MYEITVNGVELWRSSSPQTRLSPLPRWCVDVTCKGSNGLRNTTTASIYCPKDAPAADALSMRLQEQQDANHPGGNLLVTCQLKPRDQPYPPIHTFVIKVDQEVVSSSDVSSFIIAPRPDRCKHVTCLGQNGVGSTTVEKTYCPTGDDSVIEIKVSEMLGGDDVMFAVSCHVPRENQPQAGFHSYVITVNNVTWSTHGSTPITIKPVLNGCTTITCEAMNAYGLIAGSKTLCPTDKFCPEMQTVEGVLHQESTTAALLTIAFILSVAVCVAAVIRRKQLSTPTELSITDYAS, via the exons ATGTATGAGATAACCGTTAATGGCGTCGAACTGTGGAGATCTTCTTCACCTCAAACTCGTCTTTCTCCCCTTCCCCGTTGGTGTGTGGACGTGACGTGTAAGGGAAGCAACGGACTCAGAAATACAACGACAGCGTCTATTTACTGTCCAAAAG ATGCACCAGCAGCAGACGCCCTGTCAATGAGACTTCAGGAACAACAGGACGCCAACCATCCAGGAGGAAACCTTTTGGTCACGTGTCAATTGAAACCACGTGATCAGCCGTACCCTCCGATCCATACATTCGTCATTAAGGTAGACCAGGAGGTAGTTTCGTCCTCAGATGTATCTTCATTTATCATAGCACCTCGCCCAGACAGGTGTAAACACGTGACTTGCCTTGGTCAAAATGGGGTTGGCTCTACAACGGTTGAAAAGACATACTGCCCCACGGGTGATG ACAGCGTAATTGAAATCAAAGTCTCCGAGATGTTGGGAGGCGATGACGTCATGTTCGCAGTGTCGTGTCACGTGCCTAGAGAGAACCAACCACAGGCAGGCTTCCATTCATACGTCATCACAGTGAATAATGTCACGTGGTCCACTCATGGCTCCACACCGATCACAATCAAACCCGTACTCAATGGCTGCACTACTATCACATGTGAGGCCATGAATGCCTATGGTTTGATTGCAGGCTCGAAGACGCTTTGTCCTACAG ATAAGTTTTGTCCAGAGATGCAAACTGTAGAAGGAGTTTTGCACCAGGAATCCACCACTGCAGCATTGTTAACAATCGCCTTCATCTTATCAGTGGCGGTGTGTGTTGCTGCTGTCATCAGGCGAAAACAACTCTCTACTCCCACCGAG CTATCAATCACAGACTATGCATCATAA